The stretch of DNA GAGGGCGGCCGGACGGTCGGCTCGGGCACCATCACCGAGATCGTCGACGACTAGGGCCGGCTTCGCGCCGGGCGGGCGGCAACTCGAGACGGAAGGTCACCACATGCGGGATATCGTCATTCTGGCGTGCACCGAGTGCAAGCGACGGACCTACACGACGACCAAGAACAAGCGGAAGACGCCCGACCGGCTGCAGCTCAAGAAGTACTGCCGCTGGTGCCGGGGGCACAGGCTGCACCGGGAGACGAAGTAGCGCGTGCGTGGGCACAGGCCAGTAGCTCAATTGGTAGAGCACCGGTCTCCAAAACCGGGGGCTGGGGGTTCGAGCCCCTCCTGGCCTGCCAACATCGTCGCAAGGGACACTGAATCGTGAAATCGACGAAGCTGGAGAGCGTACGCGAGCCGTCCGGGGGGGGCGTGTTCGGCTGGTGGGGCAGGTCCCGCACGTTCCTGGCGCAGGTGCGGAACGAGCTCGAGCGGGTGACGTGGCCCACCTGGAAGGAGGTGCAGGCGACGACGTTCGTCGTGATCCTGACCTCCATTATGTTCGGCATGTACCTGTGGGGCATCGATCTGGTGCTGGATCGGCTGGCGCGGGCGCTGTTCCAGGCATTTGGTGTGTGATGACCGACGTCAGCACGAAGCAGTGGTACATCGTTCACACCTACTCCGGCTTCGAGCAGAAGGTGGAGGACTCGCTGAAGCTGCGCGTCAAGGCGCACGGCATGCAGGACGAGATCGGCGAGACCCTCGTGCCGACCGAGGACGTCGTCGAGATGCGCGCCGGCAAGCGCGTCGTTACGACGAAGCGCGTCTTTCCCGGCTACATCCTCGTGAAGATTGCACCCGAGCCGGGCGCCGGCGGGAAGATGTCGGATCGCGCGTGGCACGTCGTGAAGAACACCCCGAAGGTCACCGGGTTCGTCGGGGCCGGCCAGAAGCCGACGCCGCTGACCGACGACGAAGTGAACCAGATTCTCCATCAGATGACGGAGGCGGCCGAGCAGCCGAAGCCGAAGTACACGTTCGACAAGGGCGATCAGGTCCGGATCAACGAGGGGCC from Acidobacteriota bacterium encodes:
- the rpmG gene encoding 50S ribosomal protein L33, which codes for MRDIVILACTECKRRTYTTTKNKRKTPDRLQLKKYCRWCRGHRLHRETK
- the nusG gene encoding transcription termination/antitermination protein NusG, which encodes MTDVSTKQWYIVHTYSGFEQKVEDSLKLRVKAHGMQDEIGETLVPTEDVVEMRAGKRVVTTKRVFPGYILVKIAPEPGAGGKMSDRAWHVVKNTPKVTGFVGAGQKPTPLTDDEVNQILHQMTEAAEQPKPKYTFDKGDQVRINEGPFTSFNGVVEDVNVDRNTLKVMVTIFGRSTPVELDFLQVEKL
- the secE gene encoding preprotein translocase subunit SecE translates to MFGWWGRSRTFLAQVRNELERVTWPTWKEVQATTFVVILTSIMFGMYLWGIDLVLDRLARALFQAFGV